Below is a window of Hydrogenovibrio crunogenus DNA.
TGATGATGAGGAAGCGGCCTTTTATGAACAGCTACGCCGAGCCAATCTTTTGACAGGGGCGCCAGATGATGCGATTCCAACCCATGCATTTGGCGGAAATATTGAAGTGAATGAAAATGCTTACACTAATGCGCAAGGAAATAATATTTGCTTTATGGACATGCCCGGAGATGCGGCAAATATTGTAGATAGCCAGTATGATGACGGCATCCCAAGTTCTGGAGCGATTCAGGGGGATGATGCGGCTACATCTTATACGATTGATGGTACTGTGACATATGACTTGTGTTACCGACTCTAGATCTGTCGCGTTTAGGAAAAAAGCCCCTTCAATAGGGGCTTTTTTGTTTTTGCTGTTTTTATATGACTTTGTGGTAGAATACGCGCCCTAAATTTAAATTTTATTAATTAGAATCAATAAGATAGCTTTGTTAAAGCCGTACAAATATTAAGTCTTTATTTTTTAAGGTCGGGTTATGTCAGAATTACAGTCACGCACGTCACCATTCTCAGGTGGTTTATTCATCAAAACTTACGGGTGTCAGATGAATGAATACGATTCAGATCGTATGGCAAAGTTGTTAGAAAAAACCTATGGACTGAGTCTGGTGGAAACACCTGAAGAAGCCGATATGTTGCTTTTGAATACGTGCTCTGTACGAGAGAAAGCACAAGAAAAAGTGTTTGATGAACTTGGACGTTGGAAAAAGTGGAAAGCGGCAAAGCCGAACCGAGTGATTGGTGTTGGTGGTTGCGTAGCCTCCCAGGAAGGGGATGTGATTCGTAAACGTGCCCCTTTAGTGGATGTCATTTTTGGTCCGCAGACCTTACATCGTTTACCGGCGATGATCGAAGAAGCCTTAGCTTTACGAACTGCTACTGAGCAAGATAAAAAATTGAAGAAGCGAGCGATTATCGACATTTCTTTCCCTGAAATTGAAAAGTTTGATAACTTAGCCGAACCCGAGTCAAATGGCGTGTCGGCCTTTGTGTCTGTCATGGAAGGGTGCTCAAAATATTGTACTTTCTGTGTCGTGCCTTACACTCGTGGTGAAGAATTCAGCCGACCTTTTTCAGATGTCATGGCTGAAATTGAATCTTTAGCTCAACAAGGTGTGCGAGAAGTCAACTTACTCGGGCAAAATGTCAATGCGTATCGCGGTGAGATGCCGGATGGCGAAGTGGCTGATTTAGCGGTTTTAATTCATGCTGTCAGAGCCGTTGAAGGCATTGATCGTATTCGTTTTACCACATCACACCCAAATGAGATGACACAAAGTTTAATTGATTGTTATGCCGAGGTGCCGGAATTGGTTTCGCATTTACATTTACCGATTCAGTCTGGCTCTGATAGAGTCTTGGCGATGATGAAACGCAATCATATGGCCATCGAATATAAAGCGACGATTCGTAAAATTCGTAAAATTCGACCTGATTTGAGTTTGTCGGGTGATTTTATTGTCGGTTTCCCAGGGGAAACGTGCGATGACTTTAAAGAAACGCTCGCCTTGGTAAAAGAAATGAACTATGACCGTTCTTTCAGTTTTATCTACAGCCCTCGTCCAGGAACGCCTGCTGCGAGTTTGCCTGATGATGTTGAATTGCATATGAAAAAACGTCGTTTACAAGCCCTGCAAGCGATGTTGAATGAGCAAACGGCTGCAATTAGTGATGGGATGGTTGGGACAACACAGCGCGTGCTTGTTGAAAGACTGTCGCGTAATTCAACTAATGAAGTGTCAGGGCGTACGGAAAATAATCGAGTCGTGAATTTTGAAGGGCAGCCAGAACTGATTGGTCAATTTGTAGATGTCTTAATTGAAGAAGCCTATACCAACTCTTTGAAAGGGAAGTTGGTGGCAACACCGGAAGCCGAGCAGTTTTCTCAACGACAGTTTTATGCGTTGTAATTCACAATTTTTTTCATTATGATGGGCTTATTATTAGGCTCGTTTCTTATATGGTTTTTGTTCATTGACAACGCTTCACACCATACAATTTCATTTAACTCCTGAAGATAATGATGCACTGGCCAACCTTTGCGGGTGGCACAGTGAACATTTGTCTCAGCTTGAGCTGCGTCTAGGTGTTGAAATAAACCATTTGGGGTTTAAGTTTAGTGTCACTGGGCTGGCAGAGCGGTTGGTGCAAACTGAACAGTTCATTCGTGACTTGTACCAAATGGCGCAGAAAGAGCCTCTGGACCCTCCGAAGGTACATCTTGCCTTGCAGTCACTGGGGTTTGATGAAGCCAAAGCCATGGATGATGATCAATTATTAATCAAAACGCGAAAGAAAACCATCAAGACGCGTAATGCTAACCAAGCCAACTATATTCAATCTGTAAAAGAGTATGATGTCAGCTTTGGTATCGGTCCGGCAGGAACGGGTAAAACCTATTTAGCGGTTGCCACTGCTGTTGAAGCATTGGAGTCGGAACAGGTTCGTCGCATTATTTTGACGCGCCCGGCTGTTGAAGCTGGTGAAAAGCTTGGTTTCTTACCGGGAGACCTCAATCAAAAGGTGGATCCTTATTTACGTCCCTTATTTGATGCTCTTTTTGAGATGCTCGGGTTTGAAACAGTTGAAAAGTTGATTGAAAAACATATTATTGAGATTGCGCCGCTTGCTTTTATGCGTGGTCGTACGTTAAATGAATCTTTTATTATTTTAGATGAAGCTCAAAACACGACAACTGAACAGATGAAAATGTTTTTGACTCGAATTGGTTTTGGGTCGAAAGCGGTCGTTACCGGTGACATTACGCAGTGTGATTTACCGAACCATCAACGGTCAGGGTTAAGACACGTGATTGAAGTGTTGGAAGGGGTTCCAGGAATTGGCTTCACCTTTTATCAATCTCAAGACGTGGTGCGCCATAACTTGGTGCAAAAGATTGTTCAAGCTTACGATCAATTTGATAGAAGGAGTGCGGCAAAATGATACACCTAGATTATCAAGTAGCAGTCGAAGAGGTTGAAGAAGCTGATTTACCGACCTATGAACAATGTTTGAAGTGGGTTGAAGCCGCATTGCTGGATGATCGTTTGGACGGTGAAACGGAGTTAACGATTCGCATTGTCGATGAAGATGAAATTCAAACGCTTAATCGTGATTTTCGAGGAAAAGATAAAACCACCAATGTACTGTCTTTTCCATTTGAAAATCCTCCGGTTTTAGTGGACCTCGGTGAGGAGTTGCCATATATCGGGGATTTGGTCATTTGTGCCGAGGTGGTGAAACAAGAAGCCAAAGCACAACACAAACCCTTGGAAGCACACTGGGCACACATGGTCGTTCATGGATGTTTGCATCTTCAAGGGATGGACCATATAGACGATGAAGAAGCCATTAAGATGGAAGCATTGGAGGCTGAAATCTTAGCGGATTTCGGTTATGACTCACCTTATGAATCGGATTGATTCAACGCACTGATTTGTGTATTTCTTTTATACTTTTTCTTGATGATCCCTTTCCTATTGAAATATCTGAAGTGGTTCGTATATAACGAATAGAAAGTATAGATTTATTTATGATAGTAAACCGGAGTGAAAAATTTCATGAGTGACAGTAGTAGCGGTTCTTCGTGGTTTGAAAAGCTTTCCAAGTTATTTTCAGATGAACCGGAGAGCCGGGAAGATTTAGATTCATTTTTGCAAGAAGCCCAAGCACAGGACTTGATTGATAAAGATGCGCTGTTAATGATTCAAGGGGTGTTGGATGTGTCGGAAGCGCGTGTCCGAGATGTTATGATTCCAAAGGTGCAAATGTCTTGTGTGGATGAAGCGGATGAATTAGATGTCATTTTAGAGACTATGCTGGATGCAGCGCATTCTCGTTATCCAGTATTGTCCGCAGATACCGATGAGGTGATTGGTATTTTACTGGCGAAAGATGTCTTGCGTGCGGTTGTCAAACATCAGCTAACCGATAAGACTCAGCTGGAAGAACTCTACCGAACGCCAGTTTTGGTATCGGAGAGTAAGCGCTTAAATGTGTTGCTTAGAGAGTTTAAAAACAGTCGAAATCACATGGCTTTGGTGGTGGACGAATATGGCGAAGTCGCAGGACTGGTCACCATTGAAGATGTCTTGGAGCAAATTGTTGGAGACATCGAAGATGAGCATGACGAAGATGATGACAATATCCAAAAACATATTTCCGGTGCTTATGCGGTAAAAGCAATAACGTCCTTGGATGAATTTAACCAGTTTTTTAATACAACCTTTGAAGATGAATTGTTGGAAACCATTGGCGGCATTGTTGCCAAACGGTTAGGAAAAATTCCAGAAGAAGATGAGGTTTTTGAAATTGAAGGGTTGAGAATCACCGTGCTAAAAGCTGATGAACGCCGAGTAGAAAACTTTTTGGTAGAAGAAAAGTCGGTGTTTGATGACGAAGAGTCTGACTCAGAAGACGAGTCACAAGAGTCAAAATCATCAGAGGTTAGCGAGACTTCTGAGCCATCATCAAATGAGTCGTCAGAAAAAAATGCAACGGATGTTTCCAGTCAGTCCTAGTCGATTTATGAAACGATTCCTTTCTTTTTTTAAACCGTCCAAACCATTATTGAGTGCTTTTGTACTTGGCGCTATGATGGTGTTTGCGCATGCACCTGTGGCCATCGCTCCTTTGGCTGTCATTGCGTTAGCTGGCCTATTCTGGCTTTGGTTTAAAGCAGGCTCTAAAAAAGAGACGACTCAAATCGGACTTTGGTTTGGCCTAGGCTTTTTTGGGGTGGGGGTGAGCTGGTTAATTTCCAGCATGTATATTTATGCGGACGTGAACCTTGTCTTGGCGATTCTAGCCACCTTTATTTTTATTTTATTCTTATCGTTGTATTTTATGCTGGCTGGCTGGTTGGTTGGCTTGCTGAAAAGTGCTGATAAGGTCGCTTTTAGTTGGGTGTTGGTCATGCCAGCTGTTTGGGTGTTTGCAGAATGGTTGAGAGCGACCTTATTTGGTGGGTTTCCTTTTTTAATGACAGGAAACACGCACCTGTTGACCTGGCTGGATGGCTATGCGCCCGTTTTTGGGGTGTTGGGGGTCAGTTGGGCAGTGGCGATGACAGCGGGTATTTTGTTGTGGTTATACCAAGTCAGGGCTTGGATTGGTGCCAGTTTTCTATTAGCAGTGCTTTGGTTGACAGGCGCGGCATTAAAAAATGTGCAATGGGTTGAGCCGGAAGGAAAACCGGTAAAAGTGGCCTTGTTGCAAGGGAATGTTAAACAGGATCAAAAGTGGGATCGAGCTCACTTTATACCGACCTTGAAAACGTATGTTAGTTTGACAAAACAGAATCTGGATGCCGATTTGATCGTCTGGCCTGAAACCGCTGTGCCAGCGTATTATGATACGGTTGAAAACGGAGTGTTGCGCTCTTTTATTAAGGATACTCAGTTACTGGAAACCGATGTTTTGATGGGGGTGATTACTCGCAACCGACAAACAGGCGAGTATTTTAATGCACTGGTCAATGCTAGAAATCCTGAGCAAGTCTATCATAAAAAACACCTCGTACCATTTAGTGAGTACTTCCCTTTTTCTAAAATCTTAAAAACCTTAAGTTTGATGTTTGATATCCCGTTTTCGGAATTTACGCATGGCGCACCCGATCAAGAGCCTTTAGCGTTAGGGAAACATAAAGTAGGGGTGTCGGTCTGTTATGAAATGGCCTTTGGTGAAGAGTTGGCTGATTCGGCTAAAACCTCCAGTTATTTGGTGACCGTGAGTAATGATGCCTGGTTTGCACATACGTTTGAGCCGGCTCAGCAAGTACAGGATGTGCAGATGCGCGCAATTGAGCTAGGACGAGAGATCGCGCGAACGACTAATACAGGTTATACCGTCATTGTAGGAACGGATGGACAAATCAAACAAGAAATTCCACCTTATGAAACCGGGGTGTTGAGAGGTGAAGTGCAGCCTTATACGGGCACAACGCCTTTTGTGGAATGGAAGCAACTCCCTTTGCTATTGTTGCTCAGTGTTGTGATGAGCTTTTTAGCCGCTCGAAAAATAGCGTTGCTGCCACTTGTTCAGGCAAAAAAATAGAAATGCGAAAGAGAGTAGTAGACGTTATGTATTATAAAAAACTGCCAGGCCTGGCAGTTTTTCATTTGAGATTAAAGTGATTTTTCAGGATTCATTGCGGCCGTAATGCGCAGTTTTAAAATCATTAAATCTGTTGGATCTGACAAGCTAAGCGCTTTTTCTTCCAAATATTTTTCAATAATCGGCAGGTCCATTTCAATAAAGGATTCTACCCCCTCGTTGAACTCTTCCATATATTCGGCAAGTTGAAAAATATCGGCTTTGACATCTTCTTGAACCTGCTCTAATTGCTCTCGACTCAATTCTTCTAGAACCGATTCTTTTTCTTCTACTTTGTGTACGGCTTTGCCAAGTAAATCCCAGCTTTTCATGTCCGCTTGAATGAGCGATTCTTTTGCTTTTTCCAAGATGTGACGATAGGCTGCCAACATTTTATTTTCACTCATTTTTACATCCTCTAATTTGTTATAATCTTTTTCATTTAATTTATCTTTAATCATACCAAAAAGAAAGCGATACATGACAACAGAATCCATGCCTGAATCGACAACTGATTATCAACCACAATCCATTGAAGCCGCTATCCAGCAAGTTTGGGATGAGCAGCAGGTCTTTGTAGCGAAAGAAGACGACTCGAAAGAGAAGTTTTACTGTCTTTCCATGTTTCCTTATCCAAGCGGTAAGTTACATATGGGGCATGTGCGTAACTATACCATTGGCGATGTGGTGTCACGATTCCAGCGTATGCAAGGCAAAAATGTGTTGCAACCAATGGGGTGGGATGCTTTTGGTCTGCCTGCTGAAAATGCCGCAATGGATAATCAAGTTGCACCCGCTAAATGGACCTACCAAAATATTGATTATATGCGCAACCAATTAAAACGGCTCGGCCTAGGGTATGACTGGACGAGAGAGGTGGCTACGTGTCATCCAGAGTACTATCGCTGGGAGCAATGGCTGTTTACCCGTTTGATGGAAAAAGGCTTAGTGTATCGTAAGCTATCAGTGGTGAATTGGGACCCGGTGGATCAGACTGTGCTGGCCAATGAGCAAGTGATTGATGGCAAAGGATGGCGTTCAGGCGTGCCGGTTGAGCGAAAAGAAATCGCACAGTGGTTCTTACGCATTACCGATTATGCAGATGAATTATTGAAAGATTTGGATCAGCTTGAAGGCTGGCCGGAACAAGTCAAAACCATGCAGAAAAACTGGATTGGTAAGTCGACCGGGTTGGAGATTGAATTCCCGATCGCTTCAGGCTTGGATGAATCAAATGGTAATCTGAAGGTATACACTACACGCCCTGATACCTTGATGGGGGTGACTTATGTGG
It encodes the following:
- a CDS encoding prepilin-type N-terminal cleavage/methylation domain-containing protein, coding for MASVHQKGFTLVEMAIVLVIIGLLLGGVLKGQELINGAKIKNVHSDAQSILSAVLTYQQRYKALPGDDSSSAIADISTNKGDANGQIDDDEEAAFYEQLRRANLLTGAPDDAIPTHAFGGNIEVNENAYTNAQGNNICFMDMPGDAANIVDSQYDDGIPSSGAIQGDDAATSYTIDGTVTYDLCYRL
- the miaB gene encoding tRNA (N6-isopentenyl adenosine(37)-C2)-methylthiotransferase MiaB — protein: MSELQSRTSPFSGGLFIKTYGCQMNEYDSDRMAKLLEKTYGLSLVETPEEADMLLLNTCSVREKAQEKVFDELGRWKKWKAAKPNRVIGVGGCVASQEGDVIRKRAPLVDVIFGPQTLHRLPAMIEEALALRTATEQDKKLKKRAIIDISFPEIEKFDNLAEPESNGVSAFVSVMEGCSKYCTFCVVPYTRGEEFSRPFSDVMAEIESLAQQGVREVNLLGQNVNAYRGEMPDGEVADLAVLIHAVRAVEGIDRIRFTTSHPNEMTQSLIDCYAEVPELVSHLHLPIQSGSDRVLAMMKRNHMAIEYKATIRKIRKIRPDLSLSGDFIVGFPGETCDDFKETLALVKEMNYDRSFSFIYSPRPGTPAASLPDDVELHMKKRRLQALQAMLNEQTAAISDGMVGTTQRVLVERLSRNSTNEVSGRTENNRVVNFEGQPELIGQFVDVLIEEAYTNSLKGKLVATPEAEQFSQRQFYAL
- a CDS encoding PhoH family protein; this translates as MTTLHTIQFHLTPEDNDALANLCGWHSEHLSQLELRLGVEINHLGFKFSVTGLAERLVQTEQFIRDLYQMAQKEPLDPPKVHLALQSLGFDEAKAMDDDQLLIKTRKKTIKTRNANQANYIQSVKEYDVSFGIGPAGTGKTYLAVATAVEALESEQVRRIILTRPAVEAGEKLGFLPGDLNQKVDPYLRPLFDALFEMLGFETVEKLIEKHIIEIAPLAFMRGRTLNESFIILDEAQNTTTEQMKMFLTRIGFGSKAVVTGDITQCDLPNHQRSGLRHVIEVLEGVPGIGFTFYQSQDVVRHNLVQKIVQAYDQFDRRSAAK
- the ybeY gene encoding rRNA maturation RNase YbeY, translated to MIHLDYQVAVEEVEEADLPTYEQCLKWVEAALLDDRLDGETELTIRIVDEDEIQTLNRDFRGKDKTTNVLSFPFENPPVLVDLGEELPYIGDLVICAEVVKQEAKAQHKPLEAHWAHMVVHGCLHLQGMDHIDDEEAIKMEALEAEILADFGYDSPYESD
- a CDS encoding HlyC/CorC family transporter — translated: MSDSSSGSSWFEKLSKLFSDEPESREDLDSFLQEAQAQDLIDKDALLMIQGVLDVSEARVRDVMIPKVQMSCVDEADELDVILETMLDAAHSRYPVLSADTDEVIGILLAKDVLRAVVKHQLTDKTQLEELYRTPVLVSESKRLNVLLREFKNSRNHMALVVDEYGEVAGLVTIEDVLEQIVGDIEDEHDEDDDNIQKHISGAYAVKAITSLDEFNQFFNTTFEDELLETIGGIVAKRLGKIPEEDEVFEIEGLRITVLKADERRVENFLVEEKSVFDDEESDSEDESQESKSSEVSETSEPSSNESSEKNATDVSSQS
- the lnt gene encoding apolipoprotein N-acyltransferase, which codes for MSRQKKMQRMFPVSPSRFMKRFLSFFKPSKPLLSAFVLGAMMVFAHAPVAIAPLAVIALAGLFWLWFKAGSKKETTQIGLWFGLGFFGVGVSWLISSMYIYADVNLVLAILATFIFILFLSLYFMLAGWLVGLLKSADKVAFSWVLVMPAVWVFAEWLRATLFGGFPFLMTGNTHLLTWLDGYAPVFGVLGVSWAVAMTAGILLWLYQVRAWIGASFLLAVLWLTGAALKNVQWVEPEGKPVKVALLQGNVKQDQKWDRAHFIPTLKTYVSLTKQNLDADLIVWPETAVPAYYDTVENGVLRSFIKDTQLLETDVLMGVITRNRQTGEYFNALVNARNPEQVYHKKHLVPFSEYFPFSKILKTLSLMFDIPFSEFTHGAPDQEPLALGKHKVGVSVCYEMAFGEELADSAKTSSYLVTVSNDAWFAHTFEPAQQVQDVQMRAIELGREIARTTNTGYTVIVGTDGQIKQEIPPYETGVLRGEVQPYTGTTPFVEWKQLPLLLLLSVVMSFLAARKIALLPLVQAKK
- a CDS encoding zinc ribbon-containing protein, with the protein product MSENKMLAAYRHILEKAKESLIQADMKSWDLLGKAVHKVEEKESVLEELSREQLEQVQEDVKADIFQLAEYMEEFNEGVESFIEMDLPIIEKYLEEKALSLSDPTDLMILKLRITAAMNPEKSL